The nucleotide window AGAGATACTTTCGTTATTGGTCTTACAGCAGTAATTTCAAATCCATCGGCAAAAGGAGGTCTGGCGATTGATATACGCATGTCTCTTAATTGAACTACGGTTGCTCCACCTTCATCAAACTCTATAAAACCCTTAGAACTACGTTTGGCTTTCTCAACAATCTCTCTTGAAAGTTTCTGTACTTTTCTTGCAGTCATTATTTGGTCATCAAGTACCTTCATCTTCATCTCACCTGGTACTCCGACCTTCCCCTTCACCTTGGTACCCTGCTTTATGTGAACCGACATAACGTTATCAATCTTGTTAAAGTAATCTATCAACCTAATTTTGGTTTCAGTTTCTTCAGTCTCTGGTTTCAGGTATTTAACTTCTAATCCCTTAACTCTTCCAACCTCTGCTTGAACTACATCACTTGTGATTAATACAGCGTCTTCCTCTATCGCAAGATCTCTTATCAAGGAGTCTATTTCACCACCTGAAGCCAGTTTTATCTGTTCCAAGTTAGGCCTATCTCCCTTGAAAGTAAGTTCGATTCTGCCTTCATCCTCAAGTTGCCTAAGTTTCTGTATTTCTTGAAGTCCATTAAGACCTATTTCTTGGCCTTTATTTGCTTGAGACTCCAGCTCTCCAACAACTGCTTCAGATATTATTACCTCAACTTCTTCAAACTCTCCATCCTCAATTATTTTTGTAACTCTACCATCTATAACGACACTTGTATCAGGAACAATCTTCTTCATTTTTAATCTCCATAAACTTCATTAGGATTGAAAATCCTTTCCTCAATTTCAATAAAACCATCTGTTGTTAATTTCCTATAAAAACAGGTGTGGTGACCAGTGTGACATGCTCCGCCTTCTTGATTAACTTTTAACAAAATGGTGTCGCCGTCACAATCTAAATACAAATTAATTACTTCTTGAGTATTTCCAGATTCCTCTCCTTTTTTCCAGAGTTTTTGGCGACTACGGCTCCAATAATGCGCTACACCTTCTTCAATCGTTTTATTTAAAGCCATTTCATTCATATGGGCGACCATTAAAATTTTATCAGTTTCAAAATCTTGGACAACTGCAGTAATAAGTCCATCTTTAAAATTTATTTGTTCTTTAATATCGATAAACTCAACACCATTCAATATAACCACCAATCTTTAAAACAAAAAATTGAGAATACAGATTTATCCATAAATTGTTATAACTAAGTAAGGACCTCAATACCATTTATTCTTTCCCCAAACACCTAAAAAACAACCACAAAATAAATTTCGAACGATTTAGAAAAGAATATAATAAAGATATATTAAGTGGCCTCTCCCTGGAGATGAGAGGTATTAGCTCTGCTTTAAGATAATGTTTATTAGAAACCTTGTAGTTATACAAATAGGGGGTGGGGTTTAGAGATGGTGGAGCAGAAAACTGTTAAAGTAACTGTTTATTCCTTTATATTGCTTTTTGTTTTATTGGGGGTTACCCTTTCGT belongs to Methanonatronarchaeum sp. AMET-Sl and includes:
- the hisI gene encoding phosphoribosyl-AMP cyclohydrolase; the protein is MNGVEFIDIKEQINFKDGLITAVVQDFETDKILMVAHMNEMALNKTIEEGVAHYWSRSRQKLWKKGEESGNTQEVINLYLDCDGDTILLKVNQEGGACHTGHHTCFYRKLTTDGFIEIEERIFNPNEVYGD